A stretch of the Ananas comosus cultivar F153 linkage group 14, ASM154086v1, whole genome shotgun sequence genome encodes the following:
- the LOC109720237 gene encoding protein STRUBBELIG-RECEPTOR FAMILY 3-like isoform X7, translating to MITIDLSNNHIGGTVPENLPRTMRKFYLSANQLTGSIPSSLSELTLISDMSLSGNLLTGELPDAFQMLSGLVNLDISSNNLHGQLPSSMEKLSSLTTLHLQDNQLSGTLDVLENLPLNDLNIENNLFSGPIPMKMLNIPNFQKDGNLFNASVSPSPMAPQGSSQFSDVPAPQYMPASPTNIPSVQDDGLTYKTKNVLLMKLIGSVIGAMSSLTVAMLIAIFCTLKWKERKLQYTGFSKRPALHEGERPKEPLNTGLIKQNKEAEKVPEESAQNQREHKINMAGSKSLLVPPLVEKNIRGPIVLNGTSQRIPAKQNPPTTRSFSIAVLQQCTNNFSEENLISSGSLGQIYIAEFPEKKLFAVLKLDDFNSMIPAVDFLKLVESICELQHPNVVELVGYCTEFGQRLLVYRYFSRSTLYGLLHFDNDPSKKLSWNARLRVVLGAAKGLEYLHEGCQKQVVYRYFEPGNVLINDELAVRLSGCGLALVMSPESRTQLSGSSHAFSSYEAPELSQSGSWSEKSDIYSFGVVMLELLTGRKPYDSSRPREEQNLVRWANSQLHDMDALAYMMDPSIQGEFPVRSLSRFADIICRCIQHAPEFRPPMSQVVQDLALVVDDAMKTTDENPYAVRQETTGRPTLNYW from the exons ATGATAACAAT AGATTTGAGCAATAACCATATCGGTGGAACTGTACCAGAAAATTTACCTCGTACGATGAGGAAGTT TTATCTTTCAGCCAATCAGTTGACAGGAAGTATCCCAAGTTCTTTGTCAGAGCTAACACTTATATCTGACAT GTCACTAAGTGGCAATCTTTTAACAGGAGAATTGCCGGATGCTTTTCAAATGCTGAGTGGACTAGTAAATTT GGATATTTCTTCCAACAATTTGCATGGGCAGCTGCCTTCTTCGATGGAGAAATTGTCCTCTCTTACTACCTT GCATCTGCAAGATAACCAGCTATCTGGGACTCTAGATGTATTGGAGAATCTACCATTAAATGATTT GAATATAgagaataatttattctcagGCCCTATCCCAATGAAGATGCTAAATATCCCAAATTTTCA AAAGGATGGTAACCTATTCAATGCTTCTGTTTCTCCCTCACCCATGGCACCGCAAGGATCATCACAATTTTCAGATGTTCCAGCTCCTCAATATATGCCTGCAAGTCCTACTAACATTCCTTCTGTACAAGATGATGGTCTTacatataaaactaaaaatgtTTTACTGATGAAACTCATCGGGTCTGTTATTGGCGCCATGAGCTCACTTACTGTTGCAATGCTAATAGCTATATTTTGCACATTAAAATGGAAAGAGAGGAAATTACAATATACTGGATTTTCTAAAAGACCGGCCCTACACGAAGGTGAAAGGCCAAAGGAGCCCCTAAATACTGGCCTGATCAAACAAAATAAGGAAGCTGAGAAAG TTCCAGAAGAAAGTGCTCAAAACCAAAGGGAGCATAAGATTAATATGGCAGGGTCAAAGTCGCTTCTTGTGCCACCACTGGTTGAGAAAAACATTAGAGGTCCTATTGTTTTAAATGGAACATCTCAAAGGATTCCTGCAAAACAAAATCCTCCAACAACGAGATCCTTTTCTATTGCAGTACTACAACAATGCACCAACAATTTCAGTGAAGAAAATTTGATTAGTTCGGGCAGCTTAGGTCAGATTTATATAGCAGAGTTCCCTGAGAAAAAG TTATTTGCAGTGCTGAAGCTTGATGATTTCAATTCAATGATACCGGCTGTTGATTTTTTGAAGCTGGTAGAAAGCATCTGTGAACTTCAACATCCCAATGTTGTTGAGCTTGTGGGCTATTGTACTGAGTTTGGACAGCGATTACTTGTTTATCGTTATTTCAGTAGAAGTACTCTATATGGCCTACTCCACTTTGACAATGATCCCTCAAAGAAGCTATCATGGAATGCTCGATTGAGGGTAGTCCTTGGAGCAGCAAAAGGCTTAGA gtATCTCCATGAAGGTTGCCAGAAACAGGTCGTGTATCGATATTTTGAGCCTGGCAATGTTCTTATTAATGATGAATTAGCAGTACGCCTCTCTGGCTGTGGTCTGGCTTTAGTGATGTCACCAGAATCTAGGACTCAG TTGTCAGGTAGCAGTCATGCCTTTTCAAGTTATGAGGCCCCCGAACTCAGTCAGTCTGGGTCATGGAGTGAGAAGAGTGACATTTACAGCTTTGGAGTAGTCATGTTAGAACTCCTTACTGGGCGTAAACCATATGACAG CTCACGACCTAGAGAGGAGCAAAATCTTGTGCGTTGGGCTAACTCTCAGCTTCATGACATGGATGCACTGGCATATATgatggatccttcaattcaggGAGAGTTTCCTGTAAGATCATTATCGCGGTTTGCAGATATTATCTGTCGTTGCATACAG CATGCACCAGAGTTTAGGCCACCAATGTCTCAGGTCGTGCAAGATCTTGCTCTAGTGGTAGATGATGCAATGAAAACTACCGATGAAAACCCTTATGCGGTTAGACAAGAGACAACAGGAAGACCTACACTCAACTACTGGTGA
- the LOC109720237 gene encoding protein STRUBBELIG-RECEPTOR FAMILY 3-like isoform X5, giving the protein MLQTNNTRLRVCLWLAVCVAELFAIPFIPAYTDEQDVYAINNLYAALDSPPLPGWTTYGGDPCIEAWQGVQCTDSHVTAIVLNGANLGGRLSETLVNFTSMITIDLSNNHIGGTVPENLPRTMRKFYLSANQLTGSIPSSLSELTLISDMSLSGNLLTGELPDAFQMLSGLVNLDISSNNLHGQLPSSMEKLSSLTTLHLQDNQLSGTLDVLENLPLNDLNIENNLFSGPIPMKMLNIPNFQKDGNLFNASVSPSPMAPQGSSQFSDVPAPQYMPASPTNIPSVQDDGLTYKTKNVLLMKLIGSVIGAMSSLTVAMLIAIFCTLKWKERKLQYTGFSKRPALHEGERPKEPLNTGLIKQNKEAEKVPEESAQNQREHKINMAGSKSLLVPPLVEKNIRGPIVLNGTSQRIPAKQNPPTTRSFSIAVLQQCTNNFSEENLISSGSLGQIYIAEFPEKKLFAVLKLDDFNSMIPAVDFLKLVESICELQHPNVVELVGYCTEFGQRLLVYRYFSRSTLYGLLHFDNDPSKKLSWNARLRVVLGAAKGLEYLHEGCQKQVVYRYFEPGNVLINDELAVRLSGCGLALVMSPESRTQLSGSSHAFSSYEAPELSQSGSWSEKSDIYSFGVVMLELLTGRKPYDSSRPREEQNLVRWANSQLHDMDALAYMMDPSIQGEFPVRSLSRFADIICRCIQHAPEFRPPMSQVVQDLALVVDDAMKTTDENPYAVRQETTGRPTLNYW; this is encoded by the exons ATGTTGCAAACAAACAACACCAGATTAAGAGTATGCTTATGGCTTGCTGTCTGTGTGGCAGAATTGTTTGCCATACCGTTTATACCGGCATACACTGACGAACAAGATG TTTATGCTATTAATAACTTGTACGCTGCATTGGATTCGCCTCCTCTTCCTGGGTGGACTACATATGGAGGAGACCCCTGTATTGAAGCCTGGCAAGGTGTCCAATGTACTGACTCACATGTAACAGCAAT AGTACTTAATGGGGCGAATTTGGGTGGACGATTGAGTGAGACTTTAGTGAACTTCACCTCCATGATAACAAT AGATTTGAGCAATAACCATATCGGTGGAACTGTACCAGAAAATTTACCTCGTACGATGAGGAAGTT TTATCTTTCAGCCAATCAGTTGACAGGAAGTATCCCAAGTTCTTTGTCAGAGCTAACACTTATATCTGACAT GTCACTAAGTGGCAATCTTTTAACAGGAGAATTGCCGGATGCTTTTCAAATGCTGAGTGGACTAGTAAATTT GGATATTTCTTCCAACAATTTGCATGGGCAGCTGCCTTCTTCGATGGAGAAATTGTCCTCTCTTACTACCTT GCATCTGCAAGATAACCAGCTATCTGGGACTCTAGATGTATTGGAGAATCTACCATTAAATGATTT GAATATAgagaataatttattctcagGCCCTATCCCAATGAAGATGCTAAATATCCCAAATTTTCA AAAGGATGGTAACCTATTCAATGCTTCTGTTTCTCCCTCACCCATGGCACCGCAAGGATCATCACAATTTTCAGATGTTCCAGCTCCTCAATATATGCCTGCAAGTCCTACTAACATTCCTTCTGTACAAGATGATGGTCTTacatataaaactaaaaatgtTTTACTGATGAAACTCATCGGGTCTGTTATTGGCGCCATGAGCTCACTTACTGTTGCAATGCTAATAGCTATATTTTGCACATTAAAATGGAAAGAGAGGAAATTACAATATACTGGATTTTCTAAAAGACCGGCCCTACACGAAGGTGAAAGGCCAAAGGAGCCCCTAAATACTGGCCTGATCAAACAAAATAAGGAAGCTGAGAAAG TTCCAGAAGAAAGTGCTCAAAACCAAAGGGAGCATAAGATTAATATGGCAGGGTCAAAGTCGCTTCTTGTGCCACCACTGGTTGAGAAAAACATTAGAGGTCCTATTGTTTTAAATGGAACATCTCAAAGGATTCCTGCAAAACAAAATCCTCCAACAACGAGATCCTTTTCTATTGCAGTACTACAACAATGCACCAACAATTTCAGTGAAGAAAATTTGATTAGTTCGGGCAGCTTAGGTCAGATTTATATAGCAGAGTTCCCTGAGAAAAAG TTATTTGCAGTGCTGAAGCTTGATGATTTCAATTCAATGATACCGGCTGTTGATTTTTTGAAGCTGGTAGAAAGCATCTGTGAACTTCAACATCCCAATGTTGTTGAGCTTGTGGGCTATTGTACTGAGTTTGGACAGCGATTACTTGTTTATCGTTATTTCAGTAGAAGTACTCTATATGGCCTACTCCACTTTGACAATGATCCCTCAAAGAAGCTATCATGGAATGCTCGATTGAGGGTAGTCCTTGGAGCAGCAAAAGGCTTAGA gtATCTCCATGAAGGTTGCCAGAAACAGGTCGTGTATCGATATTTTGAGCCTGGCAATGTTCTTATTAATGATGAATTAGCAGTACGCCTCTCTGGCTGTGGTCTGGCTTTAGTGATGTCACCAGAATCTAGGACTCAG TTGTCAGGTAGCAGTCATGCCTTTTCAAGTTATGAGGCCCCCGAACTCAGTCAGTCTGGGTCATGGAGTGAGAAGAGTGACATTTACAGCTTTGGAGTAGTCATGTTAGAACTCCTTACTGGGCGTAAACCATATGACAG CTCACGACCTAGAGAGGAGCAAAATCTTGTGCGTTGGGCTAACTCTCAGCTTCATGACATGGATGCACTGGCATATATgatggatccttcaattcaggGAGAGTTTCCTGTAAGATCATTATCGCGGTTTGCAGATATTATCTGTCGTTGCATACAG CATGCACCAGAGTTTAGGCCACCAATGTCTCAGGTCGTGCAAGATCTTGCTCTAGTGGTAGATGATGCAATGAAAACTACCGATGAAAACCCTTATGCGGTTAGACAAGAGACAACAGGAAGACCTACACTCAACTACTGGTGA
- the LOC109720237 gene encoding protein STRUBBELIG-RECEPTOR FAMILY 3-like isoform X2 translates to MTGASLLRYFCLGYNYPCLLDRAHPVLVRLFFLEVKQLLFFFFFFVLLDGAKLAGYLKDTGILHHRMLQTNNTRLRVCLWLAVCVAELFAIPFIPAYTDEQDVYAINNLYAALDSPPLPGWTTYGGDPCIEAWQGVQCTDSHVTAIVLNGANLGGRLSETLVNFTSMITIDLSNNHIGGTVPENLPRTMRKFYLSANQLTGSIPSSLSELTLISDMSLSGNLLTGELPDAFQMLSGLVNLDISSNNLHGQLPSSMEKLSSLTTLHLQDNQLSGTLDVLENLPLNDLNIENNLFSGPIPMKMLNIPNFQKDGNLFNASVSPSPMAPQGSSQFSDVPAPQYMPASPTNIPSVQDDGLTYKTKNVLLMKLIGSVIGAMSSLTVAMLIAIFCTLKWKERKLQYTGFSKRPALHEGERPKEPLNTGLIKQNKEAEKVPEESAQNQREHKINMAGSKSLLVPPLVEKNIRGPIVLNGTSQRIPAKQNPPTTRSFSIAVLQQCTNNFSEENLISSGSLGQIYIAEFPEKKLFAVLKLDDFNSMIPAVDFLKLVESICELQHPNVVELVGYCTEFGQRLLVYRYFSRSTLYGLLHFDNDPSKKLSWNARLRVVLGAAKGLEYLHEGCQKQVVYRYFEPGNVLINDELAVRLSGCGLALVMSPESRTQLSGSSHAFSSYEAPELSQSGSWSEKSDIYSFGVVMLELLTGRKPYDSSRPREEQNLVRWANSQLHDMDALAYMMDPSIQGEFPVRSLSRFADIICRCIQHAPEFRPPMSQVVQDLALVVDDAMKTTDENPYAVRQETTGRPTLNYW, encoded by the exons ATGACTGGAGCTTCTCTTCT CAGATATTTTTGTCTTGGTTATAATTATCCGTGCCTCCTCGATCGAGCCCATCCCGTGTTAGTGAGATTGTTCTTTCTGGAAGTTAAACAactgctcttcttcttcttcttcttcgtccttcTAGATGGCGCTAAGCTCG CTGGATATTTGAAGGATACGGGTATACTCCATCACAGAATGTTGCAAACAAACAACACCAGATTAAGAGTATGCTTATGGCTTGCTGTCTGTGTGGCAGAATTGTTTGCCATACCGTTTATACCGGCATACACTGACGAACAAGATG TTTATGCTATTAATAACTTGTACGCTGCATTGGATTCGCCTCCTCTTCCTGGGTGGACTACATATGGAGGAGACCCCTGTATTGAAGCCTGGCAAGGTGTCCAATGTACTGACTCACATGTAACAGCAAT AGTACTTAATGGGGCGAATTTGGGTGGACGATTGAGTGAGACTTTAGTGAACTTCACCTCCATGATAACAAT AGATTTGAGCAATAACCATATCGGTGGAACTGTACCAGAAAATTTACCTCGTACGATGAGGAAGTT TTATCTTTCAGCCAATCAGTTGACAGGAAGTATCCCAAGTTCTTTGTCAGAGCTAACACTTATATCTGACAT GTCACTAAGTGGCAATCTTTTAACAGGAGAATTGCCGGATGCTTTTCAAATGCTGAGTGGACTAGTAAATTT GGATATTTCTTCCAACAATTTGCATGGGCAGCTGCCTTCTTCGATGGAGAAATTGTCCTCTCTTACTACCTT GCATCTGCAAGATAACCAGCTATCTGGGACTCTAGATGTATTGGAGAATCTACCATTAAATGATTT GAATATAgagaataatttattctcagGCCCTATCCCAATGAAGATGCTAAATATCCCAAATTTTCA AAAGGATGGTAACCTATTCAATGCTTCTGTTTCTCCCTCACCCATGGCACCGCAAGGATCATCACAATTTTCAGATGTTCCAGCTCCTCAATATATGCCTGCAAGTCCTACTAACATTCCTTCTGTACAAGATGATGGTCTTacatataaaactaaaaatgtTTTACTGATGAAACTCATCGGGTCTGTTATTGGCGCCATGAGCTCACTTACTGTTGCAATGCTAATAGCTATATTTTGCACATTAAAATGGAAAGAGAGGAAATTACAATATACTGGATTTTCTAAAAGACCGGCCCTACACGAAGGTGAAAGGCCAAAGGAGCCCCTAAATACTGGCCTGATCAAACAAAATAAGGAAGCTGAGAAAG TTCCAGAAGAAAGTGCTCAAAACCAAAGGGAGCATAAGATTAATATGGCAGGGTCAAAGTCGCTTCTTGTGCCACCACTGGTTGAGAAAAACATTAGAGGTCCTATTGTTTTAAATGGAACATCTCAAAGGATTCCTGCAAAACAAAATCCTCCAACAACGAGATCCTTTTCTATTGCAGTACTACAACAATGCACCAACAATTTCAGTGAAGAAAATTTGATTAGTTCGGGCAGCTTAGGTCAGATTTATATAGCAGAGTTCCCTGAGAAAAAG TTATTTGCAGTGCTGAAGCTTGATGATTTCAATTCAATGATACCGGCTGTTGATTTTTTGAAGCTGGTAGAAAGCATCTGTGAACTTCAACATCCCAATGTTGTTGAGCTTGTGGGCTATTGTACTGAGTTTGGACAGCGATTACTTGTTTATCGTTATTTCAGTAGAAGTACTCTATATGGCCTACTCCACTTTGACAATGATCCCTCAAAGAAGCTATCATGGAATGCTCGATTGAGGGTAGTCCTTGGAGCAGCAAAAGGCTTAGA gtATCTCCATGAAGGTTGCCAGAAACAGGTCGTGTATCGATATTTTGAGCCTGGCAATGTTCTTATTAATGATGAATTAGCAGTACGCCTCTCTGGCTGTGGTCTGGCTTTAGTGATGTCACCAGAATCTAGGACTCAG TTGTCAGGTAGCAGTCATGCCTTTTCAAGTTATGAGGCCCCCGAACTCAGTCAGTCTGGGTCATGGAGTGAGAAGAGTGACATTTACAGCTTTGGAGTAGTCATGTTAGAACTCCTTACTGGGCGTAAACCATATGACAG CTCACGACCTAGAGAGGAGCAAAATCTTGTGCGTTGGGCTAACTCTCAGCTTCATGACATGGATGCACTGGCATATATgatggatccttcaattcaggGAGAGTTTCCTGTAAGATCATTATCGCGGTTTGCAGATATTATCTGTCGTTGCATACAG CATGCACCAGAGTTTAGGCCACCAATGTCTCAGGTCGTGCAAGATCTTGCTCTAGTGGTAGATGATGCAATGAAAACTACCGATGAAAACCCTTATGCGGTTAGACAAGAGACAACAGGAAGACCTACACTCAACTACTGGTGA
- the LOC109720237 gene encoding protein STRUBBELIG-RECEPTOR FAMILY 3-like isoform X4: MWQVFLDTKEYASVLSHSQEGPSIFGAAGYLKDTGILHHRMLQTNNTRLRVCLWLAVCVAELFAIPFIPAYTDEQDVYAINNLYAALDSPPLPGWTTYGGDPCIEAWQGVQCTDSHVTAIVLNGANLGGRLSETLVNFTSMITIDLSNNHIGGTVPENLPRTMRKFYLSANQLTGSIPSSLSELTLISDMSLSGNLLTGELPDAFQMLSGLVNLDISSNNLHGQLPSSMEKLSSLTTLHLQDNQLSGTLDVLENLPLNDLNIENNLFSGPIPMKMLNIPNFQKDGNLFNASVSPSPMAPQGSSQFSDVPAPQYMPASPTNIPSVQDDGLTYKTKNVLLMKLIGSVIGAMSSLTVAMLIAIFCTLKWKERKLQYTGFSKRPALHEGERPKEPLNTGLIKQNKEAEKVPEESAQNQREHKINMAGSKSLLVPPLVEKNIRGPIVLNGTSQRIPAKQNPPTTRSFSIAVLQQCTNNFSEENLISSGSLGQIYIAEFPEKKLFAVLKLDDFNSMIPAVDFLKLVESICELQHPNVVELVGYCTEFGQRLLVYRYFSRSTLYGLLHFDNDPSKKLSWNARLRVVLGAAKGLEYLHEGCQKQVVYRYFEPGNVLINDELAVRLSGCGLALVMSPESRTQLSGSSHAFSSYEAPELSQSGSWSEKSDIYSFGVVMLELLTGRKPYDSSRPREEQNLVRWANSQLHDMDALAYMMDPSIQGEFPVRSLSRFADIICRCIQHAPEFRPPMSQVVQDLALVVDDAMKTTDENPYAVRQETTGRPTLNYW, from the exons CTGGATATTTGAAGGATACGGGTATACTCCATCACAGAATGTTGCAAACAAACAACACCAGATTAAGAGTATGCTTATGGCTTGCTGTCTGTGTGGCAGAATTGTTTGCCATACCGTTTATACCGGCATACACTGACGAACAAGATG TTTATGCTATTAATAACTTGTACGCTGCATTGGATTCGCCTCCTCTTCCTGGGTGGACTACATATGGAGGAGACCCCTGTATTGAAGCCTGGCAAGGTGTCCAATGTACTGACTCACATGTAACAGCAAT AGTACTTAATGGGGCGAATTTGGGTGGACGATTGAGTGAGACTTTAGTGAACTTCACCTCCATGATAACAAT AGATTTGAGCAATAACCATATCGGTGGAACTGTACCAGAAAATTTACCTCGTACGATGAGGAAGTT TTATCTTTCAGCCAATCAGTTGACAGGAAGTATCCCAAGTTCTTTGTCAGAGCTAACACTTATATCTGACAT GTCACTAAGTGGCAATCTTTTAACAGGAGAATTGCCGGATGCTTTTCAAATGCTGAGTGGACTAGTAAATTT GGATATTTCTTCCAACAATTTGCATGGGCAGCTGCCTTCTTCGATGGAGAAATTGTCCTCTCTTACTACCTT GCATCTGCAAGATAACCAGCTATCTGGGACTCTAGATGTATTGGAGAATCTACCATTAAATGATTT GAATATAgagaataatttattctcagGCCCTATCCCAATGAAGATGCTAAATATCCCAAATTTTCA AAAGGATGGTAACCTATTCAATGCTTCTGTTTCTCCCTCACCCATGGCACCGCAAGGATCATCACAATTTTCAGATGTTCCAGCTCCTCAATATATGCCTGCAAGTCCTACTAACATTCCTTCTGTACAAGATGATGGTCTTacatataaaactaaaaatgtTTTACTGATGAAACTCATCGGGTCTGTTATTGGCGCCATGAGCTCACTTACTGTTGCAATGCTAATAGCTATATTTTGCACATTAAAATGGAAAGAGAGGAAATTACAATATACTGGATTTTCTAAAAGACCGGCCCTACACGAAGGTGAAAGGCCAAAGGAGCCCCTAAATACTGGCCTGATCAAACAAAATAAGGAAGCTGAGAAAG TTCCAGAAGAAAGTGCTCAAAACCAAAGGGAGCATAAGATTAATATGGCAGGGTCAAAGTCGCTTCTTGTGCCACCACTGGTTGAGAAAAACATTAGAGGTCCTATTGTTTTAAATGGAACATCTCAAAGGATTCCTGCAAAACAAAATCCTCCAACAACGAGATCCTTTTCTATTGCAGTACTACAACAATGCACCAACAATTTCAGTGAAGAAAATTTGATTAGTTCGGGCAGCTTAGGTCAGATTTATATAGCAGAGTTCCCTGAGAAAAAG TTATTTGCAGTGCTGAAGCTTGATGATTTCAATTCAATGATACCGGCTGTTGATTTTTTGAAGCTGGTAGAAAGCATCTGTGAACTTCAACATCCCAATGTTGTTGAGCTTGTGGGCTATTGTACTGAGTTTGGACAGCGATTACTTGTTTATCGTTATTTCAGTAGAAGTACTCTATATGGCCTACTCCACTTTGACAATGATCCCTCAAAGAAGCTATCATGGAATGCTCGATTGAGGGTAGTCCTTGGAGCAGCAAAAGGCTTAGA gtATCTCCATGAAGGTTGCCAGAAACAGGTCGTGTATCGATATTTTGAGCCTGGCAATGTTCTTATTAATGATGAATTAGCAGTACGCCTCTCTGGCTGTGGTCTGGCTTTAGTGATGTCACCAGAATCTAGGACTCAG TTGTCAGGTAGCAGTCATGCCTTTTCAAGTTATGAGGCCCCCGAACTCAGTCAGTCTGGGTCATGGAGTGAGAAGAGTGACATTTACAGCTTTGGAGTAGTCATGTTAGAACTCCTTACTGGGCGTAAACCATATGACAG CTCACGACCTAGAGAGGAGCAAAATCTTGTGCGTTGGGCTAACTCTCAGCTTCATGACATGGATGCACTGGCATATATgatggatccttcaattcaggGAGAGTTTCCTGTAAGATCATTATCGCGGTTTGCAGATATTATCTGTCGTTGCATACAG CATGCACCAGAGTTTAGGCCACCAATGTCTCAGGTCGTGCAAGATCTTGCTCTAGTGGTAGATGATGCAATGAAAACTACCGATGAAAACCCTTATGCGGTTAGACAAGAGACAACAGGAAGACCTACACTCAACTACTGGTGA